In one window of Campylobacter hepaticus DNA:
- the gltB gene encoding glutamate synthase large subunit has product MNLENSQSIGLYNPNNEHDACGIAALVNIRGIASYKIICDALEILMNLEHRGGAGAEENSGDGAGILIQIPHDFFMTQELGFKLPKKGHYAIAQMFLSPNKDAKEQAKAIFLQGLKDKKLEFLGFREVPFNPSDIGASALKTMPYFLQAFIKKPNEISVGLEFERVLYSARRLIEKRALNIPKFYFSSFSSRTIVYKGMLLSTQLSDFYLDFKDVNMKSAIALVHSRFSTNTFPSWERAHPNRYMVHNGEINTIRGNVDSIRAREGLMKSEYFENLEEIFPIIAKPSSDSAMFDNTLEFLALNGRTLEEAFMMMVPEPWHKNENMESKKRAFYEYHSLLMEPWDGPAAIIFTDGVIVGASLDRNGFRPSRYYLTKDDVLILSSETGVLKLDEKNIKAKKRLEPGKLLLVDTARSRLIADQEIKEHYANAKPYKMWLKNLVELEKEHTQIYKHEFLKEDEVLKLQKAFGWNYDELQMSVKDMAQNAKESIAAMGVDTPLAILSKTYQPLYNYFKQLFAQVTNPPLDAIREEIVTSTRIYLGSEGNLLKPNENNAKRVKIALPIISNEELFELKNLSKFKVKELSILYDYSQNTLEKALDDLCIRVEKEVKEGTSIMILSDKGVDEKNAYIPALLAVSGVHNHLVRKNLRTHTSLIIQSGEPREIHHFACLLAYGATVINPYLVYESIQKLIMNKELDLAYEKAVQNFIKASSKGIVKIASKMGVSTLQSYNGSALFECLGLSSKVIDKYFTSTISRIEGIDLEDFEKELINLHKNAFNDTHKVLDSKGIHGFRSAKEEHLIDPLVIFNLQEACRNKDYKMFKKYSALIDEKQINLRSLMEFDFSEAISIDKVESVQSIVKRFKTGAMSYGSISKEAHECLALAMNKIGAKSNSGEGGEDEERYEIKDGLNKNSAIKQVASGRFGVDLNYLIHAKEIQIKIAQGAKPGEGGQLMGFKVYPWIAKARHSTPGVTLISPPPHHDIYSIEDLAQLIYDLKNANKDAKISVKLVSENGIGTVAAGVAKAGANLILVSGYDGGTGASPRTSIAHAGIPWELGLAETHQTLILNKLRDRVKLETDGKLMNGRDLAIAALLGAEEFGFASAPLIVMGCTMMRVCHLNTCPFGIATQDNKLRNRFKAKVDDVVNFMYFIAEELREYMAKLGFERLDDMIGRVDKLRQKSVQGKARKLNLDKILKSLPTYNKTAIHFKDYKDNKLEKTIDYRVLLPLCKNAVEKKEPIKLSLEVGNQSRTFATMLSSEILKTYGKNALEEDSIYIKAIGNAGNSFGAFLLKGIKLEIIGDSNDYLGKGLSGGKIIAKISNEATFSSEENIIAGNACLYGATEGEVYLDGIAGERFCVRNSGAHALVLGTGVHGCEYMTGGLVVVLGDVGANFAAGMSGGVVYIFGRHNETNVNKELVDIKELNIEDEKELKNMIEKHIFYTDSKKAKDILEKFDKKDFFKIMPRDYEKMLKMLDLCKNEKDPNLAAFLKITQDKE; this is encoded by the coding sequence GAGCAGGAATTTTAATCCAAATTCCACATGATTTTTTTATGACTCAAGAATTAGGTTTTAAACTTCCTAAAAAAGGTCATTATGCAATAGCCCAAATGTTTTTATCGCCCAATAAAGATGCAAAAGAACAAGCAAAAGCGATATTTTTACAAGGCTTAAAAGATAAAAAACTTGAATTTTTAGGTTTTAGAGAAGTGCCTTTTAATCCTAGCGATATAGGTGCGAGTGCTTTAAAAACCATGCCTTATTTTTTGCAAGCTTTTATAAAAAAACCAAATGAAATAAGCGTTGGATTAGAATTTGAAAGAGTGCTTTATAGTGCACGCCGTCTTATAGAAAAAAGAGCTTTAAATATACCAAAATTTTATTTTTCAAGTTTTTCTTCACGTACTATAGTTTATAAAGGAATGCTTCTTTCAACTCAATTGAGTGATTTTTATCTTGATTTTAAAGATGTTAATATGAAATCAGCTATTGCCTTAGTGCATTCTCGCTTTTCTACTAATACTTTTCCAAGTTGGGAAAGAGCCCATCCAAACCGTTATATGGTCCATAATGGAGAGATTAATACTATACGTGGAAATGTTGATAGTATAAGGGCTAGAGAAGGTTTGATGAAAAGTGAGTATTTTGAGAATTTAGAGGAAATTTTTCCTATTATAGCAAAGCCTAGTAGCGATTCTGCTATGTTTGATAATACTTTAGAATTTTTAGCTCTTAATGGTCGTACTTTAGAAGAGGCTTTTATGATGATGGTGCCTGAACCTTGGCATAAAAATGAAAATATGGAAAGTAAAAAACGTGCGTTTTATGAGTATCATTCTTTATTGATGGAGCCTTGGGATGGACCTGCAGCTATTATTTTTACTGATGGAGTAATTGTAGGAGCGAGTTTGGATAGAAATGGTTTTCGTCCTTCAAGATACTATCTTACAAAAGATGATGTGCTTATACTTTCAAGTGAAACAGGAGTTTTAAAATTAGATGAAAAAAATATCAAAGCCAAAAAACGTTTAGAACCTGGGAAACTTTTACTTGTTGATACTGCACGTTCTAGGCTTATAGCAGATCAAGAAATTAAAGAACATTATGCTAATGCTAAACCTTATAAGATGTGGCTTAAAAATTTAGTAGAACTTGAAAAAGAGCATACTCAAATTTATAAGCATGAATTTTTAAAAGAAGATGAGGTTTTAAAACTTCAAAAAGCTTTTGGATGGAATTATGATGAACTTCAAATGAGTGTAAAAGATATGGCTCAAAATGCTAAAGAGTCTATTGCAGCTATGGGAGTTGATACACCTTTGGCTATACTTTCTAAAACTTATCAACCTTTATATAATTATTTTAAGCAACTTTTTGCACAAGTAACTAATCCACCTCTTGATGCCATAAGGGAAGAAATTGTTACTTCTACAAGAATTTATTTAGGAAGTGAAGGGAATTTATTAAAGCCAAATGAAAATAATGCAAAGCGTGTAAAAATTGCTTTGCCTATAATAAGCAATGAAGAACTTTTTGAACTTAAAAATTTAAGTAAATTTAAAGTTAAAGAATTGTCTATACTTTATGATTATTCTCAAAATACTTTAGAAAAAGCTTTAGATGATCTTTGTATTAGAGTGGAAAAAGAGGTTAAAGAGGGTACTTCTATCATGATTTTAAGTGATAAAGGAGTAGATGAAAAAAATGCTTATATCCCTGCTTTACTTGCAGTTTCTGGAGTGCACAATCATTTAGTAAGAAAAAATTTAAGAACCCACACAAGTCTTATTATCCAAAGTGGTGAGCCTAGAGAAATTCATCATTTTGCTTGTCTTTTAGCTTATGGTGCAACAGTGATTAATCCTTATTTGGTTTATGAGAGTATACAAAAACTTATAATGAATAAAGAGCTTGATTTAGCTTATGAAAAAGCAGTGCAAAATTTTATCAAAGCTTCTTCAAAAGGTATAGTAAAAATTGCTTCAAAAATGGGAGTTTCTACCTTACAAAGTTATAATGGATCAGCACTTTTTGAATGTTTGGGTTTAAGTTCTAAGGTGATTGATAAATACTTTACTTCTACAATTTCACGTATTGAAGGTATAGATTTAGAGGATTTTGAAAAAGAACTTATCAATTTACATAAAAATGCTTTTAATGATACGCATAAAGTTTTAGATTCTAAAGGAATTCATGGTTTTAGAAGTGCAAAAGAAGAGCATTTAATTGATCCTTTAGTGATTTTTAATCTTCAAGAAGCTTGCCGCAATAAAGATTATAAAATGTTTAAGAAATATTCAGCTTTAATCGATGAAAAGCAAATAAATTTACGTTCTTTAATGGAATTTGATTTTAGCGAAGCCATAAGTATAGACAAAGTTGAAAGTGTTCAAAGTATAGTAAAACGTTTTAAAACAGGGGCTATGAGTTATGGATCTATTTCTAAAGAAGCGCATGAGTGTTTAGCTTTAGCTATGAATAAAATAGGTGCTAAATCTAATTCAGGTGAAGGAGGAGAAGATGAAGAGCGTTATGAAATCAAGGATGGTTTAAATAAAAATTCTGCTATTAAACAAGTTGCAAGTGGACGTTTTGGTGTTGATTTAAATTATTTAATTCATGCAAAAGAAATTCAAATTAAAATTGCTCAAGGTGCAAAACCAGGAGAAGGTGGTCAATTAATGGGTTTTAAGGTTTATCCTTGGATAGCAAAGGCTAGACATTCTACACCAGGAGTAACACTTATTTCTCCACCACCTCATCATGATATTTATTCTATTGAAGATTTAGCCCAGCTTATTTATGATTTAAAAAATGCTAATAAAGATGCTAAAATTTCAGTCAAACTTGTAAGTGAAAATGGCATAGGAACCGTTGCTGCTGGTGTGGCTAAGGCAGGAGCTAATTTAATTCTTGTTTCAGGATATGATGGAGGAACTGGAGCAAGTCCTAGAACTTCTATAGCTCATGCAGGAATTCCTTGGGAATTAGGTTTAGCTGAAACGCATCAAACTTTGATTTTAAATAAACTTAGAGATAGGGTAAAATTAGAAACTGATGGAAAATTAATGAATGGGCGTGATTTAGCTATAGCTGCACTTTTAGGGGCTGAGGAATTTGGTTTTGCTAGTGCGCCTTTGATTGTTATGGGATGTACTATGATGAGAGTGTGTCATCTTAATACCTGTCCTTTTGGTATAGCTACTCAAGATAATAAACTTAGAAATCGTTTTAAAGCTAAAGTAGATGATGTGGTTAATTTTATGTATTTTATAGCTGAGGAACTTAGAGAATATATGGCAAAACTGGGTTTTGAACGTCTTGATGATATGATAGGGCGTGTGGATAAGCTCCGCCAAAAAAGTGTGCAAGGTAAAGCAAGAAAGCTTAATTTAGATAAAATCTTAAAATCCTTACCAACCTATAATAAAACGGCTATACATTTTAAAGATTATAAAGATAATAAATTAGAAAAAACCATTGATTATAGGGTTTTGCTCCCACTTTGTAAAAATGCTGTAGAGAAAAAAGAACCTATTAAGCTTTCTTTAGAAGTAGGAAATCAAAGCCGAACTTTTGCAACCATGCTTTCAAGTGAAATTTTAAAAACCTATGGAAAAAATGCTTTAGAAGAAGATAGTATTTATATCAAAGCTATAGGCAATGCGGGCAATAGTTTTGGAGCATTTTTATTAAAAGGTATTAAGCTTGAGATTATAGGTGATAGTAATGATTATTTGGGTAAGGGCTTAAGTGGGGGTAAGATTATTGCTAAAATTTCAAATGAGGCTACTTTTTCATCTGAAGAAAATATTATTGCAGGAAATGCGTGTTTATATGGTGCTACTGAAGGAGAAGTTTATTTAGATGGTATAGCTGGAGAAAGATTTTGTGTAAGAAATTCTGGAGCTCATGCTCTTGTTTTAGGAACAGGTGTGCATGGATGTGAATATATGACAGGTGGGCTTGTTGTTGTGCTTGGGGATGTGGGTGCTAATTTTGCTGCAGGTATGAGTGGAGGAGTTGTTTATATCTTTGGAAGACATAATGAGACTAATGTTAATAAAGAACTTGTTGATATTAAAGAACTTAATATTGAAGATGAAAAAGAATTAAAAAATATGATAGAAAAGCATATTTTTTATACAGATTCTAAAAAAGCTAAAGATATATTAGAAAAATTTGATAAAAAAGATTTTTTTAAAATAATGCCAAGAGATTATGAAAAGATGTTAAAAATGCTTGATCTTTGTAAAAATGAAAAAGATCCTAATTTAGCAGCTTTTTTGAAAATCACACAAGATAAGGAGTAA